Proteins from a genomic interval of Irregularibacter muris:
- a CDS encoding TRAP transporter large permease, with protein sequence MILVIFIGVLVALFLIGASIPWAIGLTSMIVMLIESGFNGNLFGTMVQKMVAGTNNFTLLAIPFFLLAAKLMNVGSITKKIFRLCNGLVGWIPGGLGHANIAASIIFAGMSGAAVADASGLGTIEVEAMANEGFDREFSAAVTAASSTVGPIIPPSINLVVFGVAGGVSISKLLIAGVIPGLLMGLTMMVMVYYFAIKRGYPRRKFPTLREFWELISDAFFPILTPVILIGGITIGIFTPTEAAAIAALYAFILTVIVYREITLKQFIVVIKETVRETCAIMIIVAASSLFGYLLIKTQIPNILLENLFVLTQNKYLILLLLNLFLLVIGCFMETNSAIMILTPIILPITTMLGIDPIQIGIIMILNLMIGLLTPPIGMCLYATARVARIKLETMIKAIIPWYIPLGVSLLIVTYVPIISLWLPSLIKL encoded by the coding sequence ATGATACTCGTTATATTTATAGGAGTTTTGGTTGCTTTATTCTTAATCGGTGCATCCATTCCATGGGCAATAGGTTTAACATCCATGATCGTTATGTTGATAGAATCAGGTTTCAATGGAAATCTATTTGGAACCATGGTACAGAAGATGGTTGCAGGAACCAATAACTTTACATTACTTGCTATTCCCTTTTTTCTTCTTGCGGCAAAGTTGATGAATGTAGGAAGTATCACGAAAAAGATCTTTAGACTTTGTAATGGATTAGTGGGATGGATTCCTGGAGGCTTGGGGCATGCCAACATAGCAGCTAGTATTATATTTGCAGGCATGAGTGGCGCAGCGGTAGCTGATGCTTCCGGGCTAGGCACAATTGAAGTAGAAGCGATGGCAAATGAAGGATTTGATAGGGAATTCTCAGCAGCAGTTACAGCAGCTTCCTCTACTGTTGGGCCTATTATCCCTCCAAGCATTAACTTGGTTGTATTTGGTGTTGCTGGGGGAGTATCTATTTCAAAACTTCTAATTGCTGGAGTTATTCCTGGCTTACTAATGGGTTTGACTATGATGGTTATGGTTTACTATTTTGCAATTAAGAGAGGATATCCTAGAAGGAAGTTCCCCACATTAAGAGAGTTTTGGGAACTTATATCCGATGCGTTCTTTCCTATTCTTACACCGGTAATCTTAATTGGGGGTATCACTATTGGAATCTTTACACCTACAGAAGCGGCAGCCATTGCAGCACTATATGCATTTATTCTTACTGTGATTGTATATCGAGAGATAACCTTAAAACAGTTTATTGTGGTAATCAAGGAAACCGTGCGTGAGACCTGTGCTATTATGATTATCGTAGCTGCTTCCAGCCTTTTTGGCTATCTGCTAATCAAAACACAGATCCCTAATATATTATTGGAAAACCTATTTGTGCTTACTCAAAACAAATATTTAATTCTTCTTCTTCTTAACTTGTTCTTATTAGTAATTGGATGTTTTATGGAGACTAACTCAGCAATAATGATTTTAACACCCATTATTCTCCCCATTACGACAATGCTTGGAATTGATCCGATACAAATAGGAATAATTATGATATTAAACTTAATGATTGGACTTTTGACACCTCCAATTGGTATGTGTTTATATGCAACAGCGAGGGTAGCTCGCATAAAACTTGAAACCATGATAAAGGCAATAATACCTTGGTATATACCCCTTGGAGTAAGTTTATTAATCGTTACTTATGTTCCAATTATTTCGCTATGGCTGCCATCTTTAATTAAATTATAA
- a CDS encoding TRAP transporter small permease, which translates to MRPKKLIKVFDNICAFMMLILIVLTLTQVFMRYILKISIPWTEEVARLLYGILIFSGVVLLEAENNQIKTTFLLEKLPKKVHYVIQLLINVASMILCGSLIYGATKMVKSSWSITLGSLPWLSSAVTYIVIIVCMPFVIYCLIRQMMYFEEYFLESSEYDLSDIGSEVDA; encoded by the coding sequence TTGAGGCCTAAAAAGTTAATTAAGGTTTTTGATAATATATGTGCGTTTATGATGTTGATATTAATAGTTTTAACATTAACCCAGGTTTTCATGCGCTATATTCTAAAAATTAGTATTCCGTGGACAGAAGAGGTTGCTAGATTGCTATATGGAATTTTGATATTTTCTGGAGTCGTACTTCTTGAGGCAGAGAATAATCAAATAAAAACCACCTTTCTTTTAGAAAAACTCCCAAAGAAGGTTCATTATGTGATACAACTGCTTATTAACGTTGCTAGCATGATTCTTTGTGGCTCTTTAATTTATGGTGCGACAAAAATGGTGAAAAGTTCTTGGAGCATAACCCTCGGTTCCCTTCCATGGCTTTCTAGTGCAGTTACGTACATTGTTATAATTGTTTGTATGCCCTTTGTAATATACTGTCTAATAAGGCAAATGATGTATTTTGAAGAATATTTTTTAGAAAGCAGTGAATATGACCTAAGCGATATAGGAAGCGAGGTTGATGCATAA
- a CDS encoding TRAP transporter substrate-binding protein translates to MGKRALSILVIMTIVATLMTGCGTSKADGNAVGKGQGDGKTYEINIGIHTSKGSNENFTLERFKELLEERSEGAFKVNLFPNGSLGTELENLEQIKTGEIQMGLFGDNLTGQLASEFDPTIIPFLYEDLEDVYAVWNSKIGELINDAVEERGNQMVVTVQSRGTRKLTTSKEVKTPADVAGLKVRIPEISSWVTVWKGLGANPTPINLNEVYSALQTGIVDGQENPYELIYTNKFYEVNKNIVLTDHISGIFKWTINKDFYNSLPEDLQKLLMDTAKECTEWGDAQLDEQEAKIVEELKAAGVKFIEIDKKEWKKAARAGIDEAVKTLDPDVRTLVEEYLASQE, encoded by the coding sequence ATGGGAAAGAGAGCATTAAGTATTCTGGTAATTATGACTATAGTTGCTACTCTAATGACTGGCTGTGGGACAAGCAAAGCAGATGGGAATGCAGTAGGTAAAGGACAAGGGGATGGAAAAACTTACGAAATCAATATTGGTATTCATACAAGTAAAGGTTCTAATGAAAACTTTACACTGGAAAGGTTTAAAGAGTTACTGGAGGAACGTTCTGAGGGCGCATTTAAGGTTAACCTTTTTCCTAATGGATCTTTGGGTACCGAACTTGAAAATCTAGAACAGATTAAAACGGGTGAAATTCAGATGGGGCTTTTTGGAGATAATCTAACCGGACAGCTTGCCAGTGAATTTGATCCTACGATTATTCCTTTCCTTTATGAGGATTTAGAAGATGTATATGCTGTATGGAATAGTAAAATAGGAGAATTGATTAATGATGCTGTAGAAGAAAGAGGAAATCAAATGGTAGTAACCGTTCAAAGTCGTGGGACTAGAAAATTAACTACCAGTAAAGAGGTTAAAACACCAGCAGATGTTGCCGGATTAAAAGTTAGGATTCCTGAAATTTCCTCATGGGTAACGGTATGGAAAGGATTAGGCGCTAATCCTACACCAATTAACTTGAACGAGGTTTATAGTGCATTACAGACTGGCATAGTAGATGGACAGGAGAATCCTTATGAACTTATTTATACAAATAAGTTCTATGAAGTAAATAAAAACATTGTTCTGACAGATCACATTAGTGGAATCTTTAAATGGACGATTAACAAGGATTTTTATAATAGCCTTCCAGAAGATTTGCAGAAGTTGCTAATGGATACTGCAAAGGAATGTACTGAATGGGGAGATGCCCAACTGGATGAACAAGAGGCAAAAATTGTAGAAGAATTAAAGGCGGCAGGTGTAAAATTTATAGAAATTGATAAGAAAGAATGGAAAAAGGCTGCAAGAGCGGGTATTGATGAAGCGGTTAAGACATTAGACCCAGATGTTAGAACATTAGTTGAAGAGTATCTTGCTTCCCAAGAATAA